One Halarcobacter ebronensis genomic window carries:
- a CDS encoding ribonucleotide-diphosphate reductase subunit beta, producing MSRKTIYNPDSKETLGERRIFGGNPDGMINFTRMKYQWALNLWDMMEANTWFPREVQMTGDAKDYKYLTKAEKRMYDLVLSQLIFMDSLQTNNLMDNINPYITVPEINACLSRQSYEEANHSKSYAVMVESISDNTDEIYDMWKNDTKLREKNNYIAAVYENLAGDITDEKIVLAMFANQILEGLYFYAGFAAIYALGKSGKMLGSSQMIRFIQRDEVTHLLLFQNMINSTKKERPELFTKDLEEKVRAMFRKAVDLEASWGAYITQGQILGFTDAIIRQYIEYLADRRLEAVGYAPMYNVKHPIPWVDGYASFNDQRTNFFEGNVVNYSKGSINFDDF from the coding sequence ATGTCAAGAAAAACAATATACAATCCAGACTCAAAAGAGACCTTAGGCGAAAGAAGAATCTTCGGGGGAAATCCTGATGGTATGATTAACTTTACTAGAATGAAATATCAATGGGCTTTAAATCTTTGGGATATGATGGAAGCAAATACTTGGTTCCCAAGAGAAGTTCAGATGACCGGAGATGCAAAAGATTATAAGTATCTAACAAAAGCTGAAAAGAGAATGTATGATTTAGTTCTTTCTCAATTGATTTTTATGGATTCACTACAAACAAATAACTTGATGGATAACATTAACCCATATATTACAGTTCCTGAGATAAATGCTTGTCTTTCAAGACAATCTTACGAAGAGGCAAACCATTCAAAATCTTATGCAGTAATGGTTGAGTCAATCTCTGATAATACAGATGAAATCTATGATATGTGGAAAAATGATACTAAATTAAGAGAAAAAAATAACTACATCGCAGCAGTTTATGAAAATTTAGCTGGTGATATTACAGATGAGAAGATAGTTTTAGCTATGTTTGCAAATCAGATTTTAGAAGGTTTATATTTTTATGCAGGTTTTGCAGCAATCTATGCTTTAGGAAAATCAGGGAAAATGCTTGGTTCTTCACAAATGATTAGATTTATCCAAAGGGATGAAGTAACACACCTATTACTTTTCCAAAATATGATTAACTCAACTAAAAAAGAGAGACCAGAACTATTTACAAAAGATTTAGAAGAGAAAGTAAGAGCTATGTTTAGAAAAGCTGTGGACTTAGAAGCTTCTTGGGGTGCATATATTACTCAAGGACAAATTCTAGGGTTTACAGATGCTATTATTAGACAATATATTGAGTATCTAGCAGATAGAAGACTTGAAGCTGTTGGATATGCTCCTATGTATAATGTTAAGCACCCTATCCCATGGGTTGATGGGTATGCTTCTTTTAATGATCAAAGAACTAATTTCTTTGAAGGGAATGTAGTTAATTACTCAAAAGGGTCAATCAACTTCGACGACTTCTAG
- a CDS encoding putative metalloprotease CJM1_0395 family protein produces the protein MEIGNNTSLYGYNVDYFSRANFQEQAVSNSKGVQQDTRGVENNESSSQTNNKQNQNQTGQDTTKLSNEQQVQLAKLKVVDAQVRAHEAAHQSGPAAVGGASFTYTKGPDGIMYAIGGEVPVQIETSSDPQETISNLQGVIATALAPADPSPQDISIASKARVLMMKAQQELTQEFNDKKTDSDTYVKNALDQYEQNSNSSDSKDEPLEITA, from the coding sequence ATGGAAATAGGAAACAACACTTCACTCTACGGCTATAATGTCGATTACTTTTCACGGGCAAATTTCCAAGAGCAAGCTGTATCTAATTCTAAAGGGGTACAACAAGATACAAGAGGTGTTGAAAATAATGAGTCCTCTTCCCAAACCAATAACAAACAAAATCAAAATCAAACAGGGCAAGATACAACAAAGTTATCAAATGAACAGCAAGTTCAACTTGCCAAATTAAAAGTTGTAGATGCACAAGTTCGTGCCCATGAAGCAGCACATCAAAGTGGTCCAGCTGCTGTTGGTGGTGCATCTTTTACTTATACAAAAGGTCCTGATGGCATTATGTATGCCATAGGAGGAGAAGTTCCTGTTCAAATTGAAACAAGTTCTGATCCCCAAGAGACAATATCAAATTTACAAGGTGTTATTGCAACTGCTTTAGCTCCTGCTGATCCAAGTCCCCAAGATATATCTATTGCTTCAAAAGCTAGAGTTTTGATGATGAAAGCTCAACAAGAACTTACCCAAGAGTTTAATGACAAAAAAACAGATTCTGATACATATGTAAAAAATGCCCTTGATCAATATGAACAAAATAGTAATAGCAGTGATTCCAAAGATGAACCACTAGAAATTACTGCATAG
- a CDS encoding CYTH domain-containing protein, translating to MALEIERKFLVDMSKLSNLPFGIDIKQGYIKTIDNSVVRVRIKGNKGFLTIKGKNSGASRLEFEYEIPYDDANEMLEKLCSKPIIDKTRYEIRYENHLWELDVFYGDNEGLVVAEIELENEEEQFALPPWVTKEVTEDIRYFNNQLMENPYKNWK from the coding sequence ATGGCATTAGAGATAGAGAGAAAATTTTTAGTAGATATGAGTAAATTGAGTAATCTTCCCTTTGGCATAGATATAAAGCAAGGTTACATTAAAACTATTGATAATAGTGTTGTTAGAGTTAGAATAAAAGGCAATAAAGGCTTTTTAACAATAAAAGGTAAAAACAGTGGGGCAAGTAGGTTAGAGTTTGAATATGAGATACCATATGATGATGCAAATGAAATGTTAGAAAAACTCTGCTCTAAACCAATTATTGATAAAACTAGATATGAGATAAGATATGAAAATCATCTTTGGGAGTTAGATGTTTTTTATGGAGACAATGAAGGTTTAGTTGTTGCCGAGATTGAACTTGAAAATGAAGAAGAACAATTTGCTTTACCACCTTGGGTTACTAAAGAGGTTACAGAAGATATTAGATATTTTAACAATCAGCTTATGGAAAATCCATATAAAAACTGGAAATAG
- a CDS encoding sensor domain-containing diguanylate cyclase produces MSNILIKSLFFSIIFLTTLFAEPSIIIKNNEKIENFKIFVYEDKTNKLSIEDIKAIDGFKITNNNISNGFTNSNFWYKLSITNKSTQKIEPYLKMTESILDKIDFYILSNNIVIKHKKAGVGYFEKNLSNKLERAYIKVELEKDETKTIYIKISSLYPMFNSFQLMDKTSMDTFEHNYKTIYAFLIGSLLSLALYNLMIFFYTRDKSYIYYVLYSISFIIWQTSMSGLYPFNRFLDANFYYLIGASIPALVAFLCFFTNSILDIKSISKRFYFLLNFIGFFYLILTFWSILNFKPAILIMNATTSFILPLLIYVGYKSYIKGNKIAIFYLIAQGSFLSMATLFSFSSFGFLEYSLLSRHGIIVGSFIEMILFSLALAYRIKLLEEEKIIIIEKAKDELEIKVKKRTQELEESKKRFEILANKDYLSDLYNRRALFEISDKLISLTKREKTEISLLLFDLDKFKNINDTYGHKIGDEVIKTFAKLLKEKRRKSDIAARIGGEEFAILLPTTKLKDAYNIAEKIRKETEQLQIEDNRLNINFTVSCGVVSLENETKFDALLVKADKKLYEAKRAGRNRVCY; encoded by the coding sequence TTGAGTAATATTTTGATTAAATCACTATTTTTTTCTATCATATTTTTAACCACACTCTTTGCAGAACCCTCAATAATAATTAAAAACAACGAGAAAATAGAAAATTTTAAAATCTTTGTATATGAAGATAAAACCAATAAATTATCTATTGAAGATATAAAAGCAATAGATGGTTTCAAAATTACAAATAACAATATAAGTAATGGATTTACTAACTCAAATTTTTGGTATAAACTATCAATAACAAATAAAAGTACACAAAAGATTGAACCTTATTTAAAGATGACAGAAAGCATTTTAGATAAGATAGATTTTTATATTCTCTCAAATAATATTGTAATAAAACATAAAAAGGCTGGTGTAGGATATTTTGAAAAAAATTTATCAAATAAGTTAGAACGAGCCTATATCAAAGTTGAGCTTGAGAAAGATGAAACTAAAACTATTTATATAAAAATTAGCTCTTTATATCCAATGTTTAACTCTTTTCAACTTATGGATAAAACTTCAATGGATACTTTTGAACACAATTATAAAACTATTTATGCCTTTTTAATTGGATCCCTACTCTCTTTGGCTTTATATAATTTAATGATATTTTTTTATACAAGGGATAAATCATATATATATTATGTACTCTACTCCATATCATTTATCATTTGGCAAACGTCAATGAGTGGACTTTATCCCTTTAATAGATTTTTAGATGCTAACTTTTATTATCTTATAGGAGCTAGTATCCCAGCATTAGTTGCATTTTTGTGTTTTTTTACAAATTCTATATTGGATATAAAATCTATATCTAAAAGATTTTATTTTCTTCTAAATTTTATTGGATTTTTTTATTTAATATTGACATTTTGGTCAATATTAAATTTTAAACCTGCCATATTAATTATGAATGCCACAACATCTTTTATTTTACCACTTCTTATTTATGTGGGATACAAAAGTTATATAAAAGGTAATAAAATAGCAATATTTTATCTAATAGCACAAGGCTCTTTTTTATCTATGGCGACACTTTTTTCTTTCTCCTCTTTTGGTTTTTTAGAGTATAGTTTATTATCAAGGCATGGGATAATTGTGGGTTCATTTATTGAGATGATTCTTTTCTCCCTTGCCCTTGCTTATAGAATAAAACTTCTCGAAGAAGAAAAAATTATAATCATCGAAAAAGCAAAAGATGAGTTAGAGATAAAAGTAAAAAAAAGAACACAAGAATTAGAAGAATCTAAAAAAAGATTCGAAATATTGGCAAATAAAGACTATTTATCTGATCTATACAATAGAAGGGCACTTTTTGAGATAAGTGATAAACTAATAAGTTTAACAAAAAGAGAAAAAACAGAAATTAGCCTTCTACTTTTTGATTTAGATAAATTTAAAAATATAAATGATACCTATGGACATAAAATTGGGGATGAAGTTATAAAAACCTTTGCAAAACTTTTAAAAGAGAAAAGAAGAAAATCAGATATAGCTGCAAGAATAGGTGGGGAAGAGTTTGCAATATTACTACCAACTACAAAACTAAAAGATGCCTATAATATTGCAGAAAAAATAAGAAAAGAGACCGAACAACTACAAATAGAAGACAATAGGCTTAATATCAATTTTACAGTTAGCTGTGGAGTTGTATCCTTAGAAAATGAAACAAAATTTGATGCATTACTAGTTAAAGCAGATAAAAAGCTCTATGAGGCTAAAAGAGCGGGAAGAAATAGAGTTTGTTATTGA
- a CDS encoding S24 family peptidase, whose product MENINLEYTDIFDDNKVKKLSFSKHLIKSEFNEKSLFALMVDGKSMEPVINHKGVIVADLSQKTLIDEAVYLVYYENKMWVKKYIQKNKTFTSINKDFSHLIYKENEVYVAAKVLISFTNL is encoded by the coding sequence ATGGAAAATATAAATTTAGAATATACAGATATATTTGATGATAACAAAGTAAAAAAGCTAAGTTTCTCAAAACATTTAATAAAAAGTGAATTTAATGAAAAATCACTTTTTGCTTTGATGGTTGATGGTAAATCTATGGAACCAGTTATTAATCATAAAGGCGTAATTGTGGCGGATCTTTCGCAAAAGACTCTTATAGATGAAGCTGTTTATCTAGTATATTATGAAAATAAAATGTGGGTTAAAAAATATATTCAAAAAAATAAAACATTTACTTCAATAAATAAAGATTTTTCACATTTGATTTACAAAGAAAATGAAGTTTATGTTGCAGCAAAAGTTCTAATAAGCTTTACAAATTTGTAA
- a CDS encoding LysE family translocator — translation MESFYSFTLLFSILTFTLTATTTPGPNNIMLLSSGLTFGYKKTTPHILGIVLGFTIMILLVGIGLGVAFEKFPFILKILKIVGILYLCWMAYKIATSTGNIKIKEEGKPFTFIQAALFQWVNPKAWIMSITAISIFVSSKQNNIEQVFVIALIFCISASISCNAWALGGVVLKRFIKNKNNIKLFNIVMAFLLITSIIPFIFD, via the coding sequence ATGGAAAGTTTTTATTCATTTACTTTATTGTTTTCAATTTTAACTTTTACATTAACTGCAACCACAACACCTGGACCAAATAATATTATGCTTTTATCTTCAGGGCTTACATTTGGATATAAAAAAACAACACCGCATATTTTAGGTATAGTTTTAGGTTTTACGATAATGATTCTACTTGTAGGCATTGGACTTGGTGTAGCCTTTGAAAAGTTTCCTTTTATTTTAAAAATATTAAAAATAGTTGGGATTTTATACCTTTGTTGGATGGCATATAAGATAGCTACTAGCACAGGTAATATAAAAATAAAAGAGGAGGGGAAACCCTTTACTTTTATACAAGCTGCACTTTTTCAATGGGTTAATCCAAAAGCTTGGATTATGTCTATTACTGCTATATCTATATTTGTAAGTTCCAAACAAAATAATATAGAGCAAGTTTTTGTAATAGCTTTGATATTTTGTATATCTGCAAGCATTTCATGTAACGCATGGGCTTTAGGTGGAGTTGTTTTAAAAAGATTTATAAAAAACAAAAACAATATAAAACTTTTTAATATAGTTATGGCTTTTTTACTTATAACTTCAATTATCCCTTTTATATTTGATTAA
- a CDS encoding EamA family transporter, with protein MKKNDLFLALFITFVWGINFSFIKLGLQYIDPFILSGIRFLLCAFPFVFFIKKPDIKFKYIFSYGILFGVGLWGIVSLGIYFGISAGMASLILQMGVFFTVILASLLLNEHISFIKKIAFAIALLGLALIISVTDGSITIIGLILVLIGAISLSFTNIIIKVAGTKNLFSFMVWASLFSPIPLFILAYLTGGEIVFEQFIENLNPTGIFSIAFQVYPTTLLGYYIWNSLIHEYPISSVAPLGLLVPIFGIAGSHFIFNEQIGDMKLIASTIIIIALMINTFGEKIYIKYKKGV; from the coding sequence GTGAAAAAGAACGATTTATTTTTAGCACTATTTATTACCTTTGTTTGGGGTATCAATTTCTCTTTTATAAAATTGGGTCTACAATATATTGATCCTTTTATACTTTCTGGGATTAGATTTTTATTATGTGCTTTCCCTTTTGTATTTTTTATAAAAAAACCAGATATAAAGTTTAAATATATATTTAGTTATGGTATTTTATTTGGTGTTGGATTATGGGGGATAGTTTCTTTAGGGATATATTTTGGAATCTCAGCAGGCATGGCTTCACTTATTCTTCAAATGGGTGTATTTTTTACTGTTATACTTGCAAGTTTACTGTTAAATGAGCATATTTCATTTATAAAAAAAATAGCTTTTGCTATAGCTTTATTAGGTTTAGCTTTAATTATAAGTGTTACAGATGGTTCAATAACAATAATTGGATTGATCTTAGTATTAATAGGGGCAATCTCATTAAGTTTTACTAATATAATAATAAAAGTAGCAGGTACTAAAAATCTATTTTCATTTATGGTTTGGGCATCATTATTTTCACCAATACCTTTATTTATATTGGCATATTTAACAGGAGGTGAGATAGTTTTTGAGCAATTTATAGAGAACTTAAATCCTACAGGAATATTTTCTATAGCTTTTCAAGTATATCCAACTACCCTTTTGGGATATTATATTTGGAATAGTTTAATTCATGAATATCCAATTTCAAGTGTAGCTCCTCTTGGTTTGCTAGTACCTATATTTGGAATTGCTGGTTCTCATTTTATATTTAATGAACAAATAGGTGATATGAAACTTATCGCTTCAACTATTATAATAATAGCTTTAATGATAAATACTTTTGGTGAAAAAATATATATAAAATATAAAAAAGGAGTATAA